The Streptomyces rimosus genomic interval TCCGGTTCGCGGCCGTGGTCCACGGTCACCACGATCGTGACGGACTCGCCGGGGTCGAGCACTCCGCCCGTGCTGCTCAGCAGGAGCCACGGCGCGCCCGGCCGCGCCGACCAGTGGACCGGCTCGCCGCCGGAGGCGGTGAGCGTGACGGCCGTGCCGAAGCCGCTCGGCCGGGCCGTGACGGTCAGCCGCCCGGGGCCGGTGCGGGAACGGTCCGGTTCACCGGGGCGCAGCGGCATCCCGTCCGCGCCGACCACCTGCACCGAGACGGCGGGCAGGCCGCTCGCTGCGGAGTGCGCTGCGCCGGGGGCCCGCGCGCTGCCCGCGTTCTCGTACGGGTCGCCGTCGAGCGCTCCGGAGCCGTCCGCCTCGCCGGCCGTCACCGACGGCCCCTCGGACTCGCCGGTCATCGGCGCGCCACGGTAGGCGGCCCACAGGGCGAGCACCGGCGCCGCCAGCACGGTGGCGAGCACGGTCGTGGTCACGGCCCGGGTCCGCGCCCGGCGCCGGCGGGTCGCCGGATCCTTGGGGCGGACGGGGAAGCCACGCCGGTCGTAGCGAGGAGAACCGTTTACGCCAGCGGAGCGGCCCACACGCCCGGAGCGCGGCGAGGCGCCCGCGCCCGCCACCCCCTCGGCGCGCCCCGAACGCGAGCTGCGCGCCGCCGCCATGGCCGTACGCACGGCCGTACGCGGGGCGGTGACCACCGACAACGCGCCATGCCCGAGCGGCGCGGTGCCCGGCCAGGGGCCGTGCGCGGTGACCCGCTCGGCCGTACGGCGGCACTCGGCACAGTCGTCCACATGCCGGACCAGCTCCCGGCGCAGCGCGACACCCAGCAGCATCTGGGTGTCTCCGGCGAGTTGGGCGACGTCCCGGCAGCGGCCGAACTCGACGACGGTGAGCGCGGCGCGGGTGCGCTCGACCTCGCAGGAGGCGGCCGCCAGGAGGGTGCGGGTGGCGACCAGGTCGCCTCCGAGGACGGCGGCCACCTCCTCGGTGGACAGGCGGTGGCGCACGGACAGCTCCAGCGCCTCGCGCTGCTCGGGGGTCGTGCCGGCGGCCTCCGGCCAGGCCAGGGAGGCCAGTTCGCGGCGGCGGCGCGCCGCTTCGGGGGCGTCGCCGGGACCGGCCGGGGCGCCGAACTCGGTGGACGCGCCCGTACCGAAGGTGGTGACGCCCTGGTGCGTGGCGGGGTCCGTACCGGCCCCGGCGTCCGGGGCCGCTGGTTCCGCGGGAACCCCGGTACCGTGGTCCGCTCCGCCGTCCGGGGTCCGGTCCGCGAGCCGCCGCAGGCAGGCCCACCGGGCCAGCGCGTACAGCCAGGAGCGGTAGAGGGCGGTGTCGGGGGGCCGTCGGCCGTGGTGCCGGTCGGCGACGGCGAGCACCTCGCCGAGGACGGCGGTGGCCGCGTCGTGCTCGCACAGGACGGACAGACAGTAGGTGAACAGGCCGTCCAGGTGGGGTTCGTACCGCTCGGGGAGGCTCGGCAGGGCGCGGCGGCCGTCGCCGTGCGCCTGATGTGCGCCGGTGGCGTGCGTGGGGTGATCGGACCTGCTGCTCATCACCCGGCGACGGTAGGGGGGTGATGCGGGGCCTATCGCGCCGCATGGCCTCTTTTAATCCGTACGGGTGGTCTTCTCGCTCGAAAGGGGACCCGAGGCCCTGGTTTCCCACTCGACGCTCTCGTTCACGTTCTGTACCGGCCGCCCGCACGCGCCCCACCGGTCCCTTCCCGTCGGCGCCGTCCGCCCGCGTTGTCACACCCCACGGCTACGGTGAACCCCATGGCAACTCGTAAATCCTCGGCCAAGGAGCGGCCCTCGTACCGCTGCACCGAATGCGGCTGGACCACCGCGAAGTGGCTCGGCCGCTGCCCGGAGTGCCAGGCGTGGGGCACAGTCGAGGAGTTCGGCGGCGCCCCCGCTGTCCGTACGACCGCGCCCGGCCGCGTCACGACGGCCGCGCTGCCCATCGGCCAGGTGGACGGCCGCCGGGCCACCGCCCGCTCCACGGGCGTGGACGAGCTGGACCGGGTGCTGGGCGGCGGCCTGGTCCCCGGCGCCGTGGTACTGCTCGCCGGCGAGCCCGGCGTCGGCAAGTCCACCCTGCTGCTGGACGTCGCCGCCAAGGCCGCCAGCGACGACCACCGCACGCTGTATGTGACCGGCGAGGAGTCCGCGAGCCAGGTGCGGCTGCGCGCCGACCGCATCGGCGCCATCGACGACCACCTCTACCTCGCCGCCGAGACCGACCTGTCCGCCGTCCTGGGCCACCTGGACTCGGTCAAGCCGTCCCTGCTGATCGTGGACTCCGTCCAGACCGTCGCCTCCCCCGAGATCGACGGCGCGCCCGGCGGCATGGCCCAGGTCCGCGAGGTCGCCGGCGCCCTGATCCGCGCGTCCAAGGAGCGCGGCATGGCCACCCTGCTGGTCGGCCACGTCACCAAGGACGGCGCCATCGCGGGCCCCCGCCTCCTGGAACACCTGGTCGATGTCGTACTGAATTTCGAAGGGGACCGGCACGCCCGTCTGCGCCTGGTGCGCGGTGTGAAGAACCGCTACGGCACCACCGACGAGGTCGGCTGCTTCGAGCTGCACGACGAGGGCATCACCGGTCTGGCCGATCCGTCCGGCCTCTTCCTGACCCGCCGCGACGAGCCGGTGCCCGGCACGTGCCTGACGGTCACCCTGGAGGGCCGCCGCCCGCTGGTCGCCGAGGTGCAGGCGCTGACCGTCGACACGCAGATCCCGTCCCCCCGCCGCACCACCTCCGGCCTGGAGACCTCCCGCGTCTCGATGATGCTGGCCGTGCTGGAGCAGCGCGGGCGCATCGCCTCCCTGGGCAAGCGCGACATCTACAGCGCGACGGTCGGCGGTGTGAAGCTGACCGAGCCGGCCGCCGACCTCGCCGTGGCGCTCGCGCTGGCCAGCGCCGCCAGCGACACCCCGCTGCCGAAGAACCTGGTCGCGATCGGCGAGGTGGGCCTCGCGGGCGAGGTCAGACGGGTGACGGGCGTACAGCGCCGGCTGGCCGAGGCGGCCCGCCTCGGCTTCACCCACGCCCTGGTCCCGGCCGACCCTGGCAAGATCCCGGCGGGCATGCGGGTGCTGGAGGTGGCCGATGTGGGCGAGGCGCTGCGCGTCCTGCCCAGGCGGCCGCGCCGGGAGGCGCGCGAGAAGGCCCCGGCCGGACAGACCGGCCCGGGCGGTGATGCCCCTGCCTCGTGAGGCGATGCCCGCCACACGGGCGGCAGTCCGTCCCACGGGCGGACGGCGTGCATTTACAGACAGCCTCTAGCCTGGGCGCCGGTAGACTTTGCCCCGGTCTCGCCTGTCAAAGAAGTCATGCCGTCGGCCCGCGCAGCCCGTGAGCTGCGTGACCAAGGCATCTGCCGGGCGGCCTGCGGCACCGACAGACCTTGCGACGGAGGAGTGCAGTGGCAGCCAACGACCGGGCATCGTCGTCTGGTGGCAGGTCCGGTTGGGGGCCGCCCACCCGGAGGTCGGGCGACAGCGGCGGTACGGACAGCCTGATGCGGGCCTCGCTGAGCGCCGTGGCGCCCGGTACGGCGCTGCGTGACGGCCTGGAGCGCATCCTGCGCGGCAACACCGGCGGCCTGATCGTCCTGGGGTTCGACAAGACCGTCGAGTCGATGTGCACCGGCGGCTTCGTGCTGGACGTGGAGTTCTCGGCGACCCGGCTGCGCGAGCTGTGCAAGCTGGACGGCGCCCTGGTCCTGGACAAGGACATCACCAAGATCCTGCGGGCCGGAGTGCAGCTGGTCCCGGACGCCTCCATCCCCACCGAGGAGACCGGCACCCGCCACCGCACCGCCCAGCGCGTCTCGATACAGGCCGGTTTCCCGGTCGTCTCGGTCAGCCAGTCGATGCGCCTGATCGCGCTGTACGTCGACGGTGAGCGCCGCGTCCTGGAGGAGTCGGCGGCGATCCTCTCCCGCGCCAACCAGGCCCTGGCCACCCTGGAGCGCTACAAGCTCCGTCTGGACGAGGTCGCCGGCACCCTGTCAGCGCTGGAGATCGAGGACCTGGTCACGGTCCGGGACGTCACCGCGGTCGCGCAGCGGCTGGAGATGGTGCGCCGCATCGCGACCGAGATCGCCGAGTACGTGGTCGAGCTGGGCACGGACGGCCGGCTGCTCTCCCTCCAGCTGGACGAGCTGATCGCGGGCGTCGAGCCGGAGCGCGAGCTGGTCGCGCGCGACTACGTCCCCGAGCCGACCGCCAAGCGCTCCCGTACGGTGCCCGAGGCGCTCTCCGAGCTGGACGCCCTCAGCCACGCCGAGCTGCTGGAACTGCCCATCGTGGCGCGCGCCCTGGGCTACAGCGGCTCGCCCGAGACGCTGGACTCGGCGGTCTCGCCGCGCGGCTTCCGGCTGCTGGCGAAGGTGCCGCGGCTGCCGGGCGCCGTCATCGACCGGCTGGTCGACCACTTCGGCGGGCTGCAGAAGCTGCTCGCGGCGAGCGTGGACGACCTCCAGGCGGTGGACGGCGTCGGCGAGGCCCGCGCCCGGTCCGTACGGGAAGGTCTGTCCCGGCTGGCGGAGTCGTCGATCCTCGAACGGTACGTGTAGGGCTCACCGGCCGTACGCGCGGAGCCCGGACCGGTCCTCCGTCCCGCGTGCGGGCGCCCGTACGCCCGCACGCCACCGGATCTCACCTCCCCCGCGCAGGAGTTTCATCCGCGCGGAATCTCACCGCGCAAAAACGCCTCCTCCTTCTCCGGCGCCAGCCCGACCGGCTGCCCGGGCCGCAGCGGGGGCGGCCCGTCCAGCTCCTGGAGCCACGCCCAGGTGTCGGCCACCGTCTCCGCGACCGGCCGGCAGCGCAGCCCGGCGCCGAGCGCCTTGGCCGGGTTGCCGCGGTGGATGGCGTCGTACAGCTCGCCCGGCGGCAGCCAGACGGGCAGTTCCGTCCAGGGGGCCAGGCCCGCCGCGAGGATCTCCTCCGGTCCGCTCCAGCGCAGTTCGGCGTCCGATCCGGTGACCGCCACACACGCCTCCAGCAGTTCGCCCATCGTGGCGTGCCCGGGTTCGCTGATGAGGTTGTACGGGCCACTCAGCCCGGTCTCCGCGGCGTGCAGGACCCATGCGGCCAGGTCACGGACGTCGATGTACTGAAGGCCCAGGTCCCGCGGGCCCGGCGCGAGCACCGGGCCGCCGCGGGCGATGCGCGTCAGCCACCAGGGAAGCCGGCCGATGTTCTCCCACGGCCCGAGGATCATCCCGGCGCGGGCCAGCACCGTGCGGTCCTCGCCGAAGGCCGCCAGCGCGGCCAGCTCGCCACCGCGCTTGTCCTCCGCGTACGCCACCGCTTCCGCGTCCGGTGAGCCGTCCACCAGGGGGCCGGCCTCGGTGTGCCCGGGTCCGGCCGGATGCCGGTACACCGAGCCGGTGGACACGTACACGTACCGCCCGGCCCGGTCCGCGAGCAGCCGGGCCGCGTCGCGCACCGCGGTCGGCGCCCCGGCCCAGGTGTCCACGACGACGTCCCAGGTGCCGTCGGCGAGCGCGGTGAGGGTGGCCGCGTCGGTGCGGTCGCCGTGCACGACGGCCGTTCCCGGCACCGGGGCGTGCCGTCCCCGGTGGAAGACCGTGACCTGCCAGCCGCGGGCCAGCGCGGCCTCGGTGACCGCGCGCCCCACGAACTCCGTTCCGCCCAGCATCAGTAGCTTCATGCGGCCGACTGTGCCGGATCATGGCCGGGCGGGCCATGGATGCACGCTCTCAGCGCAATCGACGCCGGAGCCGGGGGCGATGTCCGGCCACGTTCGAACGTCCGTCTTCCGGGCGGCGGTTCAGTCCTTGGCCAGTACGAACGACGCCCGCACCGCGGCCAGCCCGCCCACCTTGGCCTCGACCTGGTACGTACCGGGCCCGACCGGATCGGCCTGCGGCGTCGCGCACTCCGAGGTGCTGGGCCTGCGGTCCCACTCGACGGTCCGGGTGACCGAGCCGCCCGCCGGCACCTGTACGGGAGCGCTGCTGCCGCTGCCGGGCGGGCAGTCGCCGGAGGACCAGATCCGCTCGTCCTGGGAGGTCTCGGTTATGGTCAGCGCCGCATAGCCGCGGCCGAGGTCCACCTTGCAGGCGCTGTCGGCCGCGTTCTCGACCGTGACCTCGAACTTCGGCTTCTCGCCCGGCTCGTAGGTGTCCTTCAGGCTGCGCAGCTTCAACTTCGTGTCGTCCTGCGCGCAGTTCGGGAGCGCCGAGCCGGACGGTACGGTCACGGCGCCGCTGCCCACTCCTATGGGCGCGCCGCCGGAGCCCGAGGCGCCGCCGCTGCCGCCCGTACCACCGCCGGAACCCGCGGCACCACCGTCCGAGCCGCCGGCGCCGCCGGAACCCGGGCCGGAGCCGCCGCTGCCGCCGCCCGACTCGTCGCGGCCGCCCGGCTTTTGGCTGTTCCCGGAATCCGTCGCGTTCGGCCCCGGCGTGATGGACGTGGCAGGACCCGGCGCGCCCTGCCCCTTGCCGTCGCCGCCGGCCTTGCCGTCGTCGCCGCTCCAGTTGAGGGCCCACACCACCAACAGGACGAGCAGGGCAAGGATGGCCAGCGCAACGGCCCTCCGCCGCCAGTAGATGGAGGAGGGAAGCGGCCCGATCGGATTGCGCAGAGATCCCACGCGGAAACTCTACGAGAGATCAGCTGTCACACCGGCCAGTACCCGCCGCACGAAGCTGCAACTTTTCAGATCATCAGCACGGAAACGGGTCCCGCGCCGCCCGGGGCCGTGATCCCTTCGTGATCCCCGGCCGCCCGCACCCCCCGCCGGCCACCCCACTTTCGCCAGGGGCACCCCTTGACGTTCGCCAGATGCAGCTTTGAC includes:
- the radA gene encoding DNA repair protein RadA, giving the protein MATRKSSAKERPSYRCTECGWTTAKWLGRCPECQAWGTVEEFGGAPAVRTTAPGRVTTAALPIGQVDGRRATARSTGVDELDRVLGGGLVPGAVVLLAGEPGVGKSTLLLDVAAKAASDDHRTLYVTGEESASQVRLRADRIGAIDDHLYLAAETDLSAVLGHLDSVKPSLLIVDSVQTVASPEIDGAPGGMAQVREVAGALIRASKERGMATLLVGHVTKDGAIAGPRLLEHLVDVVLNFEGDRHARLRLVRGVKNRYGTTDEVGCFELHDEGITGLADPSGLFLTRRDEPVPGTCLTVTLEGRRPLVAEVQALTVDTQIPSPRRTTSGLETSRVSMMLAVLEQRGRIASLGKRDIYSATVGGVKLTEPAADLAVALALASAASDTPLPKNLVAIGEVGLAGEVRRVTGVQRRLAEAARLGFTHALVPADPGKIPAGMRVLEVADVGEALRVLPRRPRREAREKAPAGQTGPGGDAPAS
- the disA gene encoding DNA integrity scanning diadenylate cyclase DisA, which encodes MAANDRASSSGGRSGWGPPTRRSGDSGGTDSLMRASLSAVAPGTALRDGLERILRGNTGGLIVLGFDKTVESMCTGGFVLDVEFSATRLRELCKLDGALVLDKDITKILRAGVQLVPDASIPTEETGTRHRTAQRVSIQAGFPVVSVSQSMRLIALYVDGERRVLEESAAILSRANQALATLERYKLRLDEVAGTLSALEIEDLVTVRDVTAVAQRLEMVRRIATEIAEYVVELGTDGRLLSLQLDELIAGVEPERELVARDYVPEPTAKRSRTVPEALSELDALSHAELLELPIVARALGYSGSPETLDSAVSPRGFRLLAKVPRLPGAVIDRLVDHFGGLQKLLAASVDDLQAVDGVGEARARSVREGLSRLAESSILERYV
- a CDS encoding NAD-dependent epimerase/dehydratase family protein; translated protein: MKLLMLGGTEFVGRAVTEAALARGWQVTVFHRGRHAPVPGTAVVHGDRTDAATLTALADGTWDVVVDTWAGAPTAVRDAARLLADRAGRYVYVSTGSVYRHPAGPGHTEAGPLVDGSPDAEAVAYAEDKRGGELAALAAFGEDRTVLARAGMILGPWENIGRLPWWLTRIARGGPVLAPGPRDLGLQYIDVRDLAAWVLHAAETGLSGPYNLISEPGHATMGELLEACVAVTGSDAELRWSGPEEILAAGLAPWTELPVWLPPGELYDAIHRGNPAKALGAGLRCRPVAETVADTWAWLQELDGPPPLRPGQPVGLAPEKEEAFLRGEIPRG